From the genome of Streptococcus marmotae, one region includes:
- the ilvD gene encoding dihydroxy-acid dehydratase — protein MTDNEKLQELRHRSSVYDSMVKSPNRAMLRATGMQDKDFEKPIIGVISTWAENTPCNIHLHDFGKIVKTGIKDAGAWPVQYGTITVADGIAMGTPGMRFSLPSRDIIADSIEAAMGGHNVDAFVAIGGCDKNMPGSMIAIANMDIPAIFAYGGTIAPGNLDGKDIDLVSVFEGIGKWNHGDMTAEEVRRLECNACPGPGGCGGMYTANTMASAIEVLGMSLPGSSSHPAESTEKKADIEEAGRAVVNMLKLGLKPSDILTREAFEDAITVTMALGGSTNATLHLLAIAHAANVELTLEDFNDFQEKVPHLADLKPSGKYVFQDLYEVGGVPAVMKYLLKHGFLHGDRITCTGKTVAENLEAFDDLTPGQQVIMPLENPKRADGPLIILKGNLAPDGAVAKVSGVKVRRHVGPAKVFDSEEEAIEAVLSDEIVDGDVVVVRFVGPKGGPGMPEMLSLSSMIVGKGQGDKVALITDGRFSGGTYGLVVGHVAPEAQVGGPIAYLRTGDIVTVDQDTKEITMAVSEEEIERRKAETTLPPLYSRGVLGKYAHIVSSASKGAVTDFWKTEETGQK, from the coding sequence ATGACTGATAACGAGAAATTACAAGAGTTAAGACACCGTAGTTCTGTCTATGATTCCATGGTTAAATCACCAAACCGTGCCATGTTGCGCGCTACAGGGATGCAAGATAAAGATTTTGAAAAACCAATCATCGGAGTGATTTCAACTTGGGCAGAAAATACACCATGTAATATCCACCTGCACGACTTTGGAAAAATTGTCAAAACAGGAATTAAAGATGCGGGTGCTTGGCCAGTCCAATACGGAACCATTACTGTTGCAGACGGGATTGCCATGGGAACTCCTGGAATGCGTTTTTCTCTCCCATCCCGTGATATTATTGCTGACTCTATCGAAGCAGCTATGGGAGGGCACAACGTTGATGCCTTCGTAGCAATTGGGGGCTGTGATAAAAATATGCCTGGCTCTATGATTGCCATTGCCAACATGGACATTCCTGCTATTTTTGCTTACGGCGGAACGATTGCACCAGGCAATTTGGACGGCAAAGACATTGACCTTGTCTCTGTTTTTGAAGGAATTGGAAAATGGAATCACGGTGATATGACCGCCGAAGAAGTGCGCCGCCTTGAATGTAATGCCTGCCCAGGACCTGGTGGATGTGGCGGAATGTACACAGCTAATACCATGGCCTCTGCTATCGAAGTTCTTGGAATGAGCTTGCCAGGTTCTTCATCACATCCAGCTGAATCAACAGAAAAGAAGGCAGATATTGAGGAAGCAGGTCGCGCAGTTGTCAATATGCTAAAACTGGGATTAAAACCGTCTGATATCTTAACACGAGAAGCCTTTGAAGATGCGATTACCGTCACCATGGCACTCGGTGGCTCAACCAATGCCACTCTTCACCTCCTTGCCATTGCTCACGCAGCCAATGTTGAACTAACCTTGGAAGATTTTAATGATTTCCAAGAAAAAGTACCACATTTGGCTGACCTGAAACCATCTGGAAAATATGTTTTCCAAGATCTTTACGAAGTCGGTGGCGTTCCTGCGGTCATGAAATACTTGCTGAAACATGGCTTCCTACATGGAGATCGAATCACCTGTACTGGTAAAACTGTTGCCGAAAATCTCGAAGCCTTCGATGATTTGACACCGGGTCAACAGGTCATCATGCCACTGGAGAATCCTAAACGCGCAGATGGTCCACTGATTATCTTGAAAGGGAATCTAGCACCTGATGGTGCAGTAGCCAAGGTATCAGGAGTGAAAGTCCGCCGTCATGTCGGTCCTGCTAAAGTATTTGATTCTGAAGAAGAAGCGATTGAAGCCGTATTATCCGACGAAATTGTAGACGGGGACGTTGTCGTTGTGCGTTTTGTTGGACCAAAGGGTGGTCCTGGCATGCCAGAAATGCTCTCCCTATCTTCTATGATTGTTGGAAAAGGGCAAGGGGATAAGGTCGCTCTCATTACAGACGGTCGCTTCTCAGGTGGCACTTACGGCCTTGTTGTCGGTCACGTTGCACCTGAAGCTCAAGTTGGTGGTCCAATTGCTTACCTCCGCACAGGCGATATCGTAACAGTTGACCAAGATACCAAAGAAATCACAATGGCTGTATCTGAGGAAGAAATCGAACGCCGAAAAGCAGAAACAACACTCCCACCACTCTACTCGCGTGGCGTACTTGGGAAATATGCCCATATCGTATCATCTGCTTCTAAAGGAGCCGTTACAGACTTCTGGAAAACCGAAGAAACAGGGCAAAAATAA
- a CDS encoding IS3 family transposase (programmed frameshift), translated as MSRKPRRHFTDDFKKQIVDLYQAGKKRSELIREYELTPSTFDKWVKQSKTTGSFKTVDNLTAEQRELIALRKRNKELEMQVDILKQAAVIMAPKREVITANKDKYKIVDMCRCLNIPRSSYYYKAVEPVSEAEIEGKVRNIFSESKSRYGARKIKKCLEAEGICLSLRRIRRIMKRLNLVSVYQKAVFKPRSKGKNEAPIPNLLDRQFDQHKPLEALVTDLTYVRIDQRWAYVCLIIDLFNREIIGLSVGWQKTADLVKQAIQSIPYALTKVNLFHSDRGKEFDNQLIDEMLVAFGITRSLSQAGCPYDNAVAESTYRAFKIEFVYQEQFSTLEELAIKTRDYVHWWNHHRIHGSLNYQTPIAKRGIA; from the exons ATGTCTAGAAAACCACGTCGTCACTTCACCGATGATTTCAAAAAACAAATCGTTGACCTTTACCAAGCAGGGAAAAAGCGTAGTGAGCTCATCAGAGAATATGAGCTAACCCCTTCAACCTTCGATAAGTGGGTGAAACAATCCAAAACAACTGGATCGTTTAAGACCGTTGATAACCTTACTGCTGAACAGCGCGAGCTGATTGCCCTCAGAAAACGAAACAAAGAGCTTGAAATGCAGGTTGACATCTTAAAGCAAGCAGCGGTGATTATGGCGC CAAAAAGGGAAGTAATCACCGCTAATAAAGATAAATACAAAATTGTAGACATGTGCCGTTGCTTAAATATCCCGCGTTCTAGCTATTATTACAAAGCCGTTGAACCTGTATCTGAAGCAGAGATTGAAGGAAAGGTTAGAAACATTTTCTCTGAAAGCAAGTCCAGATACGGGGCTAGGAAAATCAAGAAATGCCTGGAAGCTGAAGGCATCTGCTTGTCTCTCCGACGGATTCGGCGCATCATGAAGCGCCTAAATTTGGTCTCTGTTTACCAGAAAGCTGTCTTCAAGCCTCGTTCTAAAGGGAAGAACGAAGCTCCCATTCCTAATCTCTTAGATCGACAATTCGACCAACACAAGCCTTTAGAAGCCCTTGTCACGGACTTGACCTATGTTCGTATAGACCAGCGTTGGGCTTACGTTTGCCTCATCATCGACCTCTTTAATCGAGAAATCATTGGCCTGTCAGTCGGTTGGCAGAAGACCGCAGATCTGGTAAAGCAAGCAATTCAGAGTATCCCTTATGCTTTAACCAAGGTCAATCTTTTTCATTCTGACCGTGGCAAGGAGTTCGATAATCAGCTGATTGATGAGATGCTAGTGGCCTTTGGTATCACCCGTTCTCTTAGTCAAGCTGGTTGCCCTTATGACAATGCCGTGGCTGAAAGCACCTACCGTGCTTTCAAGATTGAGTTTGTTTATCAAGAACAATTTTCAACACTGGAAGAACTGGCCATCAAGACAAGAGACTATGTCCACTGGTGGAACCATCATCGTATTCACGGTAGTCTCAATTACCAAACTCCCATAGCTAAGCGAGGTATCGCTTAA
- a CDS encoding metal-sulfur cluster assembly factor, with protein sequence MREDIKINDRALALEDQLIQTLESIYDPEIELDIYNLGLIYEIHLDENGFCKVVMTFTDAGCTCSETLPEELIDALKKIDGIENAGIEVVWSPVWKMTRISRIGRITLGISPK encoded by the coding sequence ATGAGAGAAGATATCAAAATCAATGATCGCGCATTAGCATTGGAAGATCAATTGATTCAAACCTTAGAAAGCATTTATGACCCAGAAATTGAACTAGATATTTATAATCTGGGCCTGATTTATGAAATTCATCTAGATGAAAATGGATTTTGTAAAGTAGTCATGACGTTCACAGATGCTGGTTGTACCTGCTCGGAAACCTTGCCAGAAGAGCTGATTGATGCGCTAAAGAAGATTGACGGCATTGAAAATGCAGGGATTGAAGTTGTTTGGTCTCCTGTCTGGAAAATGACACGCATTAGCCGAATTGGCCGTATTACGCTGGGAATTAGCCCAAAATAA
- the rbfA gene encoding 30S ribosome-binding factor RbfA — protein MANHFRMDRVGMEIKREVNEILQKKVRDPRVQGVTITDVQMLGDLSVAKVYYSIMSDLASENQKAQTGLEKAKGTIKRELGHKLTLYKIPDLVFEKDQSIEYGNKIDQMLRALENKD, from the coding sequence ATGGCAAATCATTTTCGCATGGACCGTGTCGGCATGGAAATTAAACGTGAAGTCAATGAGATTTTACAAAAGAAAGTCCGTGATCCACGTGTCCAGGGCGTAACAATCACAGATGTGCAGATGCTTGGTGATTTATCTGTGGCTAAAGTGTATTACTCAATTATGAGTGATTTGGCTTCAGAAAATCAAAAAGCGCAGACAGGGCTTGAAAAGGCAAAAGGCACCATTAAACGGGAACTTGGCCACAAGCTCACCTTGTATAAAATCCCAGACCTTGTCTTTGAAAAAGACCAATCTATTGAATACGGGAATAAGATTGACCAAATGTTACGCGCATTAGAGAATAAAGATTAA
- a CDS encoding YlxQ-related RNA-binding protein, which translates to MNNQQKLLNLLGLAQRAGRLISGEELVVESIQKQKAKLVFLAHDAGPNLSKKVTDKSRTYQVEVVTAFSTLELSSAVGKPRKVLAVTDAGFTKKMRSIME; encoded by the coding sequence TTGAATAACCAGCAAAAACTATTAAATTTACTGGGATTGGCACAGCGGGCTGGTCGTTTGATTTCAGGCGAAGAGCTGGTCGTTGAGAGCATTCAAAAGCAAAAAGCAAAATTGGTCTTTTTGGCGCATGATGCTGGTCCAAATCTCAGTAAGAAAGTGACAGATAAAAGTCGTACCTATCAGGTAGAAGTCGTTACCGCGTTTTCAACGCTGGAATTAAGCTCTGCAGTCGGCAAACCACGTAAGGTGCTGGCTGTGACAGATGCTGGATTTACTAAGAAAATGAGGTCTATTATGGAATAG
- the rnpM gene encoding RNase P modulator RnpM — protein MAKARKIPLRKSVVSGEIIDKRDLLRIVKNKEGQVFIDPTGKANGRGAYIKLDNTEATQAKKKRVFDRAFSMEVADEFYDELIAYVDHKVKRRELGLE, from the coding sequence ATGGCAAAAGCTAGAAAAATCCCCTTACGAAAATCGGTTGTTTCAGGAGAAATCATTGACAAGCGTGATTTGTTGCGTATTGTGAAAAATAAAGAAGGCCAAGTCTTTATTGATCCGACAGGAAAGGCAAATGGTCGTGGAGCTTATATCAAGCTGGATAATACAGAAGCCACTCAGGCGAAGAAAAAACGGGTATTTGACCGTGCCTTTAGCATGGAAGTAGCTGACGAGTTCTACGATGAATTGATTGCCTATGTTGATCATAAGGTCAAAAGGAGAGAACTGGGTCTTGAATAA
- the nusA gene encoding transcription termination factor NusA: protein MSKEMLEAFRILEEDKGIKKEDIIEAVMESLRSAYKRRYGQSESAAIEFDEKKGDFRVYTVREVVDEVFDSRLEISLKDALAISSAYELGDKIKFEESPAEFGRVAAQSAKQTIMEKMRKQTRAITYNTYKAHEKEIMSGTVERFDNRFIYVNLGNIEAQLSKQDQIPGEVFQSHDRIDVYVYKVEDNARGVNVFVSRSHPEMIKRLMEQEIPEVYDGTVEIMSVAREAGDRTKVAVRSHNPNVDAIGTIVGRGGSNIKKITGKFHPARYDAKLDRMIPIEENIDVIEWVPDEAEFIYNALAPAEVDQVIFDTEDGKHATVVVPDDKLSLAIGRRGQNVRLAAHLTGFRIDIKSASEYEAMEAALYGEAEVAETVETEEVGE from the coding sequence ATGAGTAAAGAAATGCTAGAAGCCTTCCGTATTTTAGAGGAAGACAAGGGGATCAAAAAGGAAGACATCATTGAGGCGGTTATGGAGTCGCTTCGCTCAGCTTATAAGCGCCGCTATGGTCAATCAGAATCGGCTGCTATTGAGTTTGATGAGAAAAAAGGAGACTTTCGTGTCTATACTGTCCGTGAGGTTGTAGACGAAGTCTTTGATAGTCGTCTGGAAATTAGTTTAAAAGATGCCTTGGCTATTTCTTCAGCCTATGAACTAGGGGATAAGATTAAGTTCGAAGAATCACCTGCAGAATTTGGTCGAGTAGCCGCTCAATCTGCCAAACAAACCATTATGGAAAAAATGCGCAAGCAAACACGTGCGATTACCTATAATACCTATAAGGCTCATGAAAAAGAAATCATGTCTGGAACTGTTGAACGCTTTGACAACCGTTTCATCTATGTCAACTTAGGCAATATTGAAGCACAACTATCCAAGCAAGATCAGATTCCTGGCGAAGTCTTCCAATCGCATGACCGCATTGACGTGTATGTCTACAAGGTTGAAGACAATGCGCGTGGGGTTAATGTATTTGTTAGCCGCAGTCATCCAGAAATGATCAAGCGATTGATGGAGCAAGAAATTCCAGAAGTGTACGATGGCACGGTGGAAATTATGAGTGTGGCTCGTGAAGCAGGTGACCGGACCAAGGTTGCGGTTCGCAGCCACAATCCAAATGTGGATGCTATCGGAACAATCGTTGGTCGTGGTGGTTCAAATATCAAGAAGATTACAGGCAAATTTCACCCAGCACGCTATGATGCCAAGTTAGACCGTATGATTCCAATCGAAGAAAACATCGATGTCATTGAGTGGGTGCCAGACGAAGCAGAATTTATCTACAATGCACTTGCGCCAGCAGAAGTTGACCAAGTTATCTTTGACACAGAAGACGGCAAGCACGCAACAGTTGTTGTGCCAGATGATAAATTGTCTCTTGCCATTGGTCGCCGTGGACAAAACGTTCGCTTAGCCGCTCATTTGACGGGCTTCCGTATCGATATCAAGTCTGCTTCAGAATACGAAGCCATGGAAGCGGCACTTTATGGTGAAGCAGAGGTTGCAGAAACTGTCGAAACAGAAGAAGTAGGCGAATAA
- the rimP gene encoding ribosome maturation factor RimP — translation MATIVDIVTQAITPHIVAPYELVDVEYGKMGGDYVLSIFVDKEGGISLNDTAELSEVISPLLDQIQPDPFPEQYMLEVTSPGLERPLKNAESVEKAVGQYIHVKLYQAIEKNKVFEGTLLSFENQELQIEYMDKTRKKQVTIPYQTVAKARLAVKI, via the coding sequence ATGGCGACGATTGTAGACATTGTCACGCAGGCGATTACTCCTCACATTGTAGCTCCTTATGAGCTTGTTGATGTGGAGTATGGCAAGATGGGTGGCGACTATGTCCTATCGATTTTTGTAGATAAGGAGGGAGGCATTTCCCTCAATGATACGGCTGAGCTGTCCGAAGTGATTAGTCCGCTGTTGGATCAGATTCAACCGGATCCATTTCCAGAACAGTATATGCTAGAAGTCACTAGCCCTGGTCTTGAGCGACCCTTAAAAAATGCTGAATCAGTTGAAAAGGCTGTTGGTCAATACATTCATGTAAAGCTCTATCAAGCAATTGAAAAAAACAAGGTGTTTGAAGGAACGCTCCTTTCCTTTGAGAACCAGGAATTACAGATAGAATACATGGATAAAACCAGAAAGAAACAAGTAACTATTCCCTATCAGACAGTAGCAAAAGCACGTCTGGCTGTAAAAATTTAA
- the brpA gene encoding biofilm formation/cell division transcriptional regulator BrpA, which translates to MSIGKKIFLMLLAIISLTVGAGVLYATTVLNYSTDSFSKTYKALGGEVEDQAIEATKPLTVLLMGVDMDQASRGGNWEDGRSDSMILMTVNPKTHKTTLVSLTRDIMVEIANADGTSSGTAEKLNHSYSYGQAPMTVATVEKMLDIPIDRYVEINMDGLIELVDAVGGITVNNTLGFPISISEHEPDYTAVVEPGVQLVNGNQALVYSRMRYDDPEGDVGRQKRQREVIQAIVKKLLQLDGITQYKPILDAVSNNMRTNVAITPRTLPGLLGYRDSLNTIETYQLDGDGEMIDGLSYQIPTSEEVLEIQNIIKKSIDAPTSTELRTNVKVKELLFGLSSPIPLVDAYTGVSPVTGTTYSQSSSPLLDAPSSVDSSEE; encoded by the coding sequence ATGAGTATTGGTAAGAAAATTTTTCTCATGCTTCTCGCAATTATTAGCCTCACAGTTGGTGCAGGGGTTTTGTATGCGACGACGGTTTTGAATTATTCAACAGATAGTTTTTCAAAGACCTACAAGGCTCTTGGAGGTGAGGTCGAAGATCAGGCGATTGAAGCCACGAAACCCTTGACCGTCCTTTTGATGGGGGTTGATATGGATCAGGCTAGCCGTGGTGGCAATTGGGAAGATGGCCGAAGCGATTCGATGATTTTGATGACCGTCAATCCCAAGACGCACAAGACGACACTGGTCAGCTTGACGCGGGATATCATGGTAGAAATTGCCAATGCGGACGGGACATCGAGTGGTACCGCTGAAAAACTGAATCATTCCTACAGCTATGGGCAGGCTCCGATGACGGTCGCAACAGTGGAGAAAATGTTGGATATCCCGATTGATCGCTACGTCGAAATCAATATGGACGGCTTGATTGAATTGGTTGATGCGGTAGGTGGCATTACAGTGAATAATACATTGGGCTTTCCCATTTCCATCAGTGAGCATGAGCCAGACTACACGGCTGTTGTAGAACCTGGTGTTCAGCTGGTCAACGGAAATCAAGCGCTGGTCTATTCCCGGATGCGGTATGATGATCCAGAAGGAGATGTCGGTCGACAAAAACGGCAGCGTGAGGTCATTCAAGCGATTGTCAAGAAATTACTCCAGCTAGATGGGATCACTCAGTATAAGCCGATTTTGGACGCTGTGTCGAACAATATGCGCACCAATGTGGCCATTACCCCACGGACCTTGCCAGGCCTGCTAGGATATAGGGATTCGCTAAATACAATTGAAACCTACCAATTGGACGGGGACGGCGAAATGATTGATGGTCTATCCTATCAGATTCCAACGAGTGAAGAAGTGCTTGAGATACAAAATATCATTAAAAAATCAATTGACGCACCTACTTCTACCGAACTACGGACAAATGTTAAAGTCAAGGAACTGCTTTTTGGTCTGTCAAGTCCTATCCCGCTTGTTGACGCCTATACAGGAGTCAGTCCAGTAACGGGAACGACCTATAGCCAGTCAAGTAGCCCCTTGCTTGATGCACCGTCATCAGTCGATAGCTCGGAAGAATAG
- a CDS encoding GNAT family N-acetyltransferase, with the protein MVQIEKEIFFEQATSAHATAFIDFMNQVAIETDFLVMDETGFQFTSEELAFVFDNSVDSPNYLHLLAICEGDIVGAVTVRASSQYRISHIGNVFIAVRKEYWGHGIGRVLLEEVVEWARVYGVIKRLELTVQVRNERAVALYQALGFDIEGTQKWGARTDEGEWLDLYYMGKLINDK; encoded by the coding sequence ATGGTACAAATTGAAAAGGAAATCTTTTTTGAGCAAGCTACAAGCGCACATGCCACAGCCTTTATTGACTTTATGAATCAGGTGGCAATTGAGACGGACTTTCTTGTGATGGATGAGACGGGGTTTCAGTTTACATCAGAGGAGCTAGCCTTTGTCTTTGACAATAGCGTAGATAGCCCAAACTATCTTCACTTGCTAGCCATATGTGAGGGCGACATCGTAGGAGCAGTGACGGTGCGTGCTTCGAGCCAGTATCGGATTAGTCATATCGGTAATGTCTTTATTGCTGTACGAAAAGAGTACTGGGGGCATGGTATCGGCCGTGTATTGCTTGAAGAAGTGGTCGAATGGGCAAGAGTGTATGGAGTCATCAAACGGCTAGAGCTGACGGTTCAAGTCCGAAATGAACGGGCGGTGGCCTTGTATCAAGCCCTAGGCTTTGACATTGAAGGTACCCAAAAATGGGGTGCTAGAACAGACGAAGGAGAATGGCTTGACCTGTATTATATGGGCAAGTTGATAAACGATAAATGA
- the tsaE gene encoding tRNA (adenosine(37)-N6)-threonylcarbamoyltransferase complex ATPase subunit type 1 TsaE — MMYSQNEEELMELGKRIGQLLQAGDVLVLTGDLGAGKTTFTKGIAQGLEIKQMIKSPTYTIVREYEGRLPLYHLDVYRIGDDPDSIDLDDFLYGDGVTVIEWGELLEGTLLDEYLRIIIEKVDDGRKLTLAPQGKRGHELVEEIEHGTN, encoded by the coding sequence ATCATGTATAGTCAGAATGAAGAAGAATTGATGGAGCTTGGAAAGCGGATTGGCCAGCTCTTGCAAGCAGGTGATGTGCTCGTCTTGACAGGCGATCTAGGAGCAGGGAAAACGACCTTTACAAAGGGAATTGCCCAAGGACTTGAGATTAAGCAGATGATAAAAAGTCCCACCTATACCATTGTCCGTGAATATGAGGGACGCCTTCCTCTTTATCATTTGGATGTTTATCGGATTGGAGATGATCCAGATTCGATTGATTTGGATGACTTTCTTTACGGTGATGGTGTGACGGTCATTGAGTGGGGAGAGCTACTTGAGGGGACCCTCCTAGATGAGTATCTACGGATTATCATTGAAAAGGTGGATGATGGTCGTAAGCTGACCTTGGCGCCACAAGGTAAGCGTGGTCATGAATTAGTAGAAGAGATTGAGCATGGTACAAATTGA
- a CDS encoding NCS2 family permease yields MDNYFGLKENGTTVSTEIMAGMTTFFAMSYILFVNPSVLSVAGMPSQAVFLATIIASAVSTLIMGLFANVPYALAPGMGLNAFFTYTVVIGLGFTWQEALAMVFLCGLFNIFITVTKVRKSIIKAIPVSLQHAIGGGIGVFVAYLGFKNSNLITFLTSGSDIITVNGVAPADATADTFSNGVFSVFAGGGVVPAISTFTNPSVLLTVFGLILTAILVIKNVRGGILIGIIATTLAGIPIGVVDISSINFAENHIGSAFSELGTTFLAAFGGMASLFSNTERLPLVLMTIFAFSLSDTFDTLGTFIGTGRKTGIFSAEDEAALENGKGFNSKMDKALFADAIGTSIGAIFGTSNTTTYVESAAGISAGGRTGLTAVTTAVMFLLSILILPFVGIVPAAATAPALIIVGVMMVSSFLDVDWSNFEDALPAFFAAFFMALCFSISYGIAAAFIFYCLVKVSTGKTKEIHPILWGATALFILNFIILAIL; encoded by the coding sequence ATGGATAACTATTTTGGTCTAAAAGAAAATGGAACGACAGTTTCAACAGAAATCATGGCAGGTATGACGACCTTCTTTGCCATGTCCTATATCTTGTTTGTCAATCCAAGTGTGCTGAGTGTAGCAGGAATGCCTTCTCAAGCAGTGTTCTTGGCAACTATTATTGCCAGTGCGGTATCTACCTTAATCATGGGCTTATTTGCTAATGTTCCATATGCGCTAGCACCAGGGATGGGCTTGAATGCCTTCTTTACTTATACCGTTGTTATCGGTCTTGGCTTTACGTGGCAGGAGGCTCTTGCCATGGTTTTCCTCTGTGGCTTGTTTAACATCTTTATCACGGTTACGAAGGTACGTAAGAGTATTATCAAGGCGATTCCAGTTAGCTTACAACATGCGATTGGTGGAGGTATTGGCGTTTTCGTTGCCTATCTTGGTTTCAAAAATTCAAATCTTATCACATTTTTAACATCAGGTTCTGATATTATCACAGTCAATGGTGTGGCTCCTGCTGATGCAACAGCAGATACTTTCTCAAATGGTGTCTTTTCTGTTTTTGCAGGTGGTGGAGTTGTCCCAGCGATTTCAACCTTTACAAATCCTAGTGTTCTCTTAACCGTTTTTGGCTTGATTTTAACAGCTATCCTAGTCATTAAAAATGTTCGTGGGGGCATTCTCATTGGGATTATTGCAACTACTCTTGCGGGAATTCCAATCGGTGTAGTCGATATTTCTTCTATTAACTTTGCAGAAAATCATATCGGTAGTGCTTTTTCGGAATTGGGGACCACCTTCCTTGCAGCTTTTGGAGGCATGGCTTCTCTCTTTAGCAATACAGAACGCTTGCCATTGGTCCTTATGACAATTTTCGCTTTCAGTTTGTCTGATACATTTGACACGCTTGGAACCTTTATCGGAACTGGTCGCAAGACAGGTATTTTCTCAGCAGAAGATGAAGCCGCTCTTGAAAACGGAAAAGGTTTCAACTCAAAAATGGATAAGGCCCTCTTTGCGGATGCCATTGGTACCTCTATCGGTGCGATTTTCGGAACTTCAAATACAACAACCTATGTGGAGTCTGCTGCAGGTATTTCAGCAGGTGGCCGGACTGGTTTGACGGCAGTGACAACAGCTGTCATGTTCTTACTTTCTATTTTAATCTTGCCATTTGTAGGGATTGTCCCAGCAGCGGCGACAGCTCCAGCACTTATCATCGTTGGGGTGATGATGGTGTCTTCTTTCCTTGATGTGGATTGGAGTAACTTTGAAGATGCCCTACCTGCTTTCTTTGCCGCCTTCTTTATGGCACTTTGCTTCTCCATTTCATACGGCATTGCAGCAGCCTTTATCTTCTATTGCTTGGTCAAAGTATCAACTGGCAAGACAAAAGAAATTCACCCAATTCTTTGGGGAGCAACAGCTCTGTTCATTCTGAACTTCATTATCTTAGCCATTTTGTAA
- a CDS encoding Cof-type HAD-IIB family hydrolase, which produces MKKKMIALDLDGTLLNKESQLSDFTIETIRQVQKAGHTVIIATGRPYRMARQFYETLGLSTPMINFNGSLVHLPEQRWKWEKNILIDKRYLIDFLKEEERFEADFIAGEYKNAFFITQNYLDSFNPALLGVEQITPDTLMKPERITTDPHSILMQTRATDKYALADEINHYFNNELEINTWGGPLNILETCAKGVTKASALSYLLDHYRMEAQDLIAFGDEHNDVQMLSLAGIGYAMKNASDTLLPHADRLTEFSNDEDGVARELRKLFLD; this is translated from the coding sequence ATGAAGAAGAAAATGATTGCTCTTGATTTAGACGGGACATTATTAAACAAAGAGAGTCAATTGAGTGACTTCACCATCGAAACCATTCGACAGGTTCAAAAAGCTGGTCACACTGTGATTATCGCAACAGGTCGTCCCTACCGCATGGCACGCCAATTTTATGAAACATTAGGACTGTCCACTCCCATGATTAACTTTAACGGCTCGCTCGTCCATCTCCCTGAACAGCGCTGGAAATGGGAGAAAAATATCCTCATCGACAAGCGCTATTTGATTGACTTTCTAAAAGAAGAAGAGCGGTTTGAAGCCGATTTTATCGCTGGAGAGTACAAAAATGCGTTTTTTATCACCCAAAATTATTTAGATAGCTTTAATCCTGCTCTTTTAGGGGTCGAGCAAATTACCCCTGATACCTTGATGAAGCCAGAGCGTATCACAACAGATCCTCACTCCATCTTGATGCAGACACGAGCAACAGATAAATACGCCCTAGCCGATGAAATCAACCATTATTTCAATAATGAGCTGGAAATCAATACTTGGGGTGGTCCTCTCAATATCCTTGAGACCTGTGCAAAAGGCGTTACCAAAGCCTCTGCCTTGTCCTATCTCCTTGATCACTACCGCATGGAGGCACAGGATCTCATTGCCTTTGGCGATGAACACAACGATGTCCAAATGCTCTCTCTAGCAGGTATTGGCTATGCCATGAAAAATGCCAGCGACACCCTTCTTCCCCACGCTGACCGTCTAACAGAGTTTAGCAATGACGAAGACGGCGTAGCAAGAGAATTACGCAAACTATTTTTAGACTAG